A window from Urocitellus parryii isolate mUroPar1 chromosome 1, mUroPar1.hap1, whole genome shotgun sequence encodes these proteins:
- the Kcnmb1 gene encoding calcium-activated potassium channel subunit beta-1: MVKKLVMAQKRGETRALCLGVAMVLCAVITYYILCTTMLPLYQRSVWTQESTCHLIETDIRHQEELEGRKVSPYPCLWVNVSAVGKWAVLYHTEDTRSQNQQCSYIPDSLDNYQMARADVEKVRANFHKHQVFYCFSTTQENETSVLYQRLYGPQTLLFSLFWPTFLLTGGLLVIAMVKLNRSLSILAAQR, from the exons ATGGTGAAGAAGCTGGTGATGGCTCAGAAGCGGGGAGAGACCCGAGCCCTGTGCCTGGGCGTGGCCATGGTGTTGTGCGCGGTGATCACCTACTACATCCTCTGCACCACCATGCTGCCCCTCTACCAGAGGAG CGTGTGGACCCAGGAGTCCACCTGCCACCTGATTGAGACCGACATCAGGCaccaggaggagctggagggcaGGAAGGTGTCCCCGTACCCCTGCCTGTGGGTCAACGTCTCGGCCGTGGGCAAGTGGGCCGTGCTGTACCACACGGAGGACACTCGGAGCCAGAACCAGCAG TGCTCCTACATCCCGGACAGCCTGGACAACTACCAGATGGCCCGCGCCGACGTGGAGAAGGTCAGGGCCAATTTCCACAAGCACCAGGTTTTCTACTGCTTCTCGACGACCCAGGAGAACGAGACGAGCGTCCTGTACCAGCGTCTCTACGGGCCGCAgaccctcctcttctccctcttctggCCCACCTTCCTGCTGACCGGTGGCCTCCTTGTGATTGCCATGGTGAAGCTTAACCGGTCCCTCTCCATCCTGGCAGCCCAGAGGTAG